The genomic segment GATTCACTTTCTTTCCCCACTATCGTCACTCACAATGCTTCCTTTGCAGCAATTCATCGCCCTCCTGCTTCTCTTCATCTTCGTCTCCTCTTTTTCCGCAGCCTTAGCTCAGAATCATGAGGACCCAACAATCAGAACCATGGAAGCTTTCTCCGGATACCCTGTTCACCATCCTTCCTCTTATGTCTTCTCAAACCCCATTAGTTCTCTGTCCGTTGATTCTGATACCTTAGTGAAACAGGTACGGAAGTAAAATGGATttcaatcctactgagtttTTAATCGGTTGTAATTATATGTTAACTTAGTGAGTCCATTTTGATGGGTTCTGATGAATTGTTTTGCGGATTTGGGTATTTAGATTGAGGAGCTTTCTACTTTCTCGGATTCACCAGCCCCATCGGTTACCAGGATTCTTTACACTGAGAAGGATGTATTGGCACGAAGGCATGGACTCTGTCTATTCAGCTAATTATGTATCTAACCCAAATATACATTTACTGTAGAGAGGACATTTCCATTAGGTGAACTCAATTTGTTgcctcataatttttttattttctaatacaAAATGGAGAATAATCTTCGGTTAACATGATCAAGTTCAATGAAAGGCATTGGTGCAATTTTGTCAATCCTTTCGCAAGTGCAGTTGATTAATGGTGTCTACTTTTATAGCTGATATGGGTGTTTTTTTAGTTACTTGGAAAATAGCATTTCATAGCATTAGATATTACGAGtccatctcaaaaccaattgacAAAAAGAGGAGTAGCCCATCTATCTTATAAAAAGTGTGAAATCCCATGATTTTTCCAAATGGGATACTCAACATTATTGAATTGCCATCAAAATCCCAGAATCTCATGCTATTCTTCTCCCAAGATACTATCTGAGTTAAAGGAATGTGCTCTGTGCACTTATTTCAGAAAAGTAGAATATATAGTGATACCTTTGTTCCACTATGTGCTTTGCCCTTACTGCTTTCTCTGCTTCCAGGTTTGTCAAAAACTTAATGGGACTATCTGGTCTCTCTGTTCGAGAGGATGCCGTTGGTAACATATTTGGTAGATGGTGAGTAAATCTGCAACAGTCACCCATGTCATTTTGTAGTATCATGGATAAGATCGATGTTATCAAAGGTATTTGGTCTTATTTTTGTACGGTTGATGGACTATTTTCTTGTTTAGGGATGGCTCTGAACCAGAGCTTCCCGCAGTTGCCACAGGTTCTCATGTTGATGCAATTCCATTCTCTGGGAAGTATGATGGAGTTGTTGGTGTTTTAGGTGCTTTAGAAGCCATCAACGTCTTGAAAAGGTTAGCACTCTTGGAAAAAGTTCTCAAGGGTCTTTAAAGCTACAAGTTTTGGTTGTTACCAAGGACAAGAAAGTAGAACTTTGAACTGAGTTCTCATCCagtcaaattattaaaaatgcaTTGATTTCTTTTTTGTCCTCACAAACACGTAACTAAGTGCTTAAAGTTCAAAATTATTCACTGGCATTAAAGAAGAATGTGGAAAGACActggtaaaacaaataattcCAATTGTAATAATATCTTTGTAGCTTTCAAAGTGTTGAGTTAGATTTTTTCAGGTCCGGGTTTAAACCTAAGAGGTCTCTGGAAATTATCTTTTTCACCTCTGAGGAACCTACACGCTTTGGAATCAGCTGCTTGGGTAGGTGAGAATCATTACCAATCCAATCCTGTTAACTATAAATGAAGattatattcaaataacaaTCTTCTACTCACTCTTTCTTTGGTGGGTAGCCGCTTGTTGGCAGGGAGTGATGCACTTGCTAAAGCCTTGGAAACAACTGTTGATGGTCAGAATATATCTTTCATTGATGCTGCTAGTTCTGCTGGCTACTTAACTGATCCAGCTCAGATATCAACTGTGTTTTTAAAGAAAGGAAGTTACTCTGCTTTCCTTGAATTGCACATAGAGCAGGGTCCCATTCTGGAGGAAGAAGGTATGTCCTTTTGGTTTTAGTTCCTAAAATCATCTGATTTATCATATATGTTAAACGTCatatatgatttattagttAGATACATCTTTAGGAAATTTGAACTCTTGTGAGTGACATTAAGCTCCAATCTAGGTATATCTATAGGAGTTGTGACTGCAATTGCAGCTCCTGCTAGTCTGAAGGTGGAGTTTGAAGGCACTGGTGGTCATGCTGGTGCTGTACTGATGCCATATAGGTGATAAATCATAAGAAGATCAATATTTCTTATCCAGACTAACTATAATGCCTACACATCATTATATTAAACTGTATGTTGAAGAGTTCCCAAACCatgtgtattatttttttttttctctttaattctGCATATTCTTTCGTTCATCACAAAGTCTTCAACAATCGAAGgggtttatttctttttttcttcctgtTCACTTAGAGaaacataaattttacattaaaagGAGAGCTATGCTATTATTTGATCAAATTGACACTGAAAATTTCAATGTAAGAAGAAATGACGCTGGACTGGCAGCAGCTGAGCTAGCACTAGCAGTTGAGAAGCATGTATTGGACTCTGGATCCATCGACACTGTGGGTACCGTTGGTAATTCTTCTTAACTAGGCGTGAACTATTCCATGTCCTAGCATACTGTATCTACCCAACCCACCTTGCAAAACATGACATTCTTAACTTTCATGTTATACTACTCATGTTGCAAAACATGAAAGTGattaaaacttcttttcaagGTATCCTGGAGCTTCATCCTGGAGCAATCAACAGCATCCCAAGCAAATCACATCTGGAAATAGGTCGGTGTGTTGCTGTAACTCTTAATAACTCGTCATTTTAAGCCATATGATAATTGTTTATATCTTCATTTTTTCTCCTCTGATAAACAGACACCAGAGACATTGATGAAGAGCGTAGAAACACTGTGATTAAGAAGATTCATGAATCTGCCGATGAAATAGCTAAAAGGCGACAGGTCAAGCTATCagaattcaaaattattaaCCAGGATCCGCCAGCACATTCTGAGAAATCAATAATAGAGGCTATGGTTTCTGCAACGAAAGATCTCAATCTCACACACAAACTGATGATTAGTAGAGCATACCATGATTCGCTGTTTATGGCCAGGTAACATAACAATTCTTTaagtacaaaattattaatttctcAGGATCCTATAATTTGAAAAGCACATCCCTGCTAAATGATATTGATTCTGAAGGTGGGAAGTACTCTCTTAATTATTTTAGAGTTCAATTTAAACTGGTCTAGAGAAAACTAAGTAGAAGAgattaaaataacataaaataacacTCCTAGcaatttaaaataatacttTGCTTCAACAGATTCACAATATGTTTAATGGTATACTTCTGTCTCCAAGCAATTCAGATTAACAATAGCTAGCAAAACTTTTGCATCATTCACTTAGATACTTAATCCCATTAGAAAAAGGTAATGTTTCTTTCTTTCAATGGAACAAATTGCTGAATTTGCATTTGCACTACCTTGCAGGGTATCCCCAATGGGTATGATATTTATTCCTTGCTATAAAGGTAATAATCTACTCTGATATCCTCTAGTAAATAGCACAAGTTCTAGATATCATTTTCGAGTTACTGGCAGACAAAACTTTTGAAAGCACCTAACCTATATGAGTCAAGCTCGTGCCATCAAGAAAATTTGTGTCTAATTTCATGCTACTGCATTTGCAGGGTACAGCCACAAGCCAGAAGAATTCGCCTCACCGAAGGATATGTCAAACGGAGTCAAGGTATTGGCCCTTACCCTTGCCAAATTGTCGCTGCAGTGATATCCTTATTCCCAATTCATGTAAAATTTGTTTTGTCTGAAATGTACTTTCTTTCAGGTCCTTAAATATATTTGTTCCTTGTGAATTAGCTTACAATAAAGTTTGGATCTTTCTCCCATTACTGAATTTGCATATGGATGCTTGGTGGGTGACTTCAGAATTAAATGATTAGTGTGTGAGTgcaacagagagagagagagagagaagggaTCAGTCTGTTCATCCAATTTTGTATGCAATTAGAAGTTGGTAGTTCAATTACAAAGAAAGTTTCTCTACATCCAATCCTTAAGAACCTCGTTAGGAGAAAGAAGAGGAACTCTTCTCCTTAGGTTCTATTAGGATTGAATATGCTTCGACTAAAAGATCTACAATTCACTCGATTATTCCCTAGCAAACCTCTAATTTCCCTTATAGAAACTCTGGACAAAGTAGGCAAACAAGAAGAAAAGCCAGATCCGAGAATGATACTATACTACTAACAAAACTTGTATCAAGAATCTTCACTTGTTGGAGCAGTCGAGATGTTCTTGATCTTTTCTGCATTTACCAGTGCAATCTCAATCTagcaaaaaagattaaaaaaaaaaaaaacatcattaaGCCAACGAAACATCCAAAAATTGCACAATAATCAGACATATCATCATTAGTAGTAAGTAATAACCTTAGGTTTCATAACCAGCTTATCATTTTCCCCTTTCTTCAAACTGACAGAAGATATCGTCAAGGCTGCACAAATTTCCAAATATTAGATCATGTTTAGAGAGTGCCTTATTCCCAAAAACAAATGAATATGGCCAATGGGGTTCGATAAATTTTCATACTCTTTTGAAATGCCAATCCATTCCTCTTCAGAATCTCGGCGATCGTCACTACAGTAGGTATAGCTGTATGATGAATTAATGAATGGAACTCAGCCCAGTTATGAACATCGAACTGTAAACCAAttatgaaaaaagaaatggatTCAAGAACTCATACCCATTCCTAATGCAGAAAGCTCAACTTCATTGTACTGCTTAATGTGCCGCTGCAACAAATGAAACATCAAATCAATCAAGATTTTGAAAGCTTAATGAAGAAGTTGATTCAACAGAAAGACGCAGAGGATCTTAAGGAAGCAAGAAAAAGAATACCttagaaagattgtagtagtaAAAGAACGGCTTCTTGACATTGGAAACCTGGATTTGAttcctcttcttcttgaatTCCGTCAGAACAGCAATCTCCTTAACCTCACCATCGTTGGCAACGACGAGGAGCTTTTCCTCCTCACTGCGGATTTCATTCTTAACCTCAGGGGTGCCTTCTGAGACGACCATGCCGGACTCCATTGCCTAATCTCTCTCTACAGAGTAGTGCGCAGAAGGAAGGAAAAGATTCTACTTCTAATTGTGAACTTAGGTAAAATGGAATCGAAGTGCACCCATTTATAAACAATTGTGAAGGCGAAGAATGGGCAGGAAATCAGAAACTGGCGGACGCAATGTTCGTTGCGACGGAGGCGTTTGAGCGGTTAAGGTCTCAACGGTTTCGTTAAGCAGCCGTACACCGCCAGTTACTGCGTTTTCCGGCGATGGTCCGCCCCTCGAAAAATGAAAGCGACggaaattaattttaggattaaattaattttgaaaaatagaatagtttagatatatatatatatatatatatatatatattttagacgGTTATGTTTAGCAACTTTTGGTTACAAGAGGTTTGATGCTTGTGttgatttataaaaatttcaattttatttcaaatacaTGATTACATATTAGTTTAGCTAAAACAGCATAGTTTAACATTTATGTCTTAGTGACCAAATGACTACGAAATTTATAGCTCAAATCTCTCGCGTATAAAATTAGTCTCTGTGTTCCTCTCTCTCATATATGAAAAAAGTTAATGGGTAATTTGAAGTATTGTTAGtaatattaaactaattgaattagttatatgaatttattaccaaaattttgaaagttttcaTTGCTTCCAACCACTTGCTCCCcacatttaaaattcattatCTTTATAGTCTCTGCGGATGCAACCtcaaaattttagaaatcaaacttataatttaactaagataatttatataaaagaagttgaATACAATAAAATCTAAGTTGTAACACAAATATCCACAtatagtttcatttttttttctcgtaGAAACTAATATAGGTATATGATGAcaaattataattatgagataatagGGGTGGAAACGGTTCGTTTCGGTTTGGTGGTCAAATCGAACCGaatcgatttttttaaaatgtgaaatcgaccggttcggttcgatttcaaattcgattttggcatttttaaaaaatctatgttatattttttaattagaaaagcggttcggttcggttcggttttaaatttggctttggttttaaatttggttttactctttttaaatatatatt from the Benincasa hispida cultivar B227 unplaced genomic scaffold, ASM972705v1 Contig425, whole genome shotgun sequence genome contains:
- the LOC120069482 gene encoding ureidoglycolate hydrolase isoform X2: MYLTQIYIYCREDISIRFVKNLMGLSGLSVREDAVGNIFGRWDGSEPELPAVATGSHVDAIPFSGKYDGVVGVLGALEAINVLKRSGFKPKRSLEIIFFTSEEPTRFGISCLGSRLLAGSDALAKALETTVDGQNISFIDAASSAGYLTDPAQISTVFLKKGSYSAFLELHIEQGPILEEEGISIGVVTAIAAPASLKVEFEGTGGHAGAVLMPYRNDAGLAAAELALAVEKHVLDSGSIDTVGTVGILELHPGAINSIPSKSHLEIDTRDIDEERRNTVIKKIHESADEIAKRRQVKLSEFKIINQDPPAHSEKSIIEAMVSATKDLNLTHKLMISRAYHDSLFMARVSPMGMIFIPCYKGYSHKPEEFASPKDMSNGVKVLALTLAKLSLQ
- the LOC120069484 gene encoding uncharacterized protein At2g34160-like — translated: MESGMVVSEGTPEVKNEIRSEEEKLLVVANDGEVKEIAVLTEFKKKRNQIQVSNVKKPFFYYYNLSKRHIKQYNEVELSALGMAIPTVVTIAEILKRNGLAFQKTLTISSVSLKKGENDKLVMKPKIEIALVNAEKIKNISTAPTSEDS
- the LOC120069482 gene encoding ureidoglycolate hydrolase isoform X1 encodes the protein MLPLQQFIALLLLFIFVSSFSAALAQNHEDPTIRTMEAFSGYPVHHPSSYVFSNPISSLSVDSDTLVKQIEELSTFSDSPAPSVTRILYTEKDVLARRFVKNLMGLSGLSVREDAVGNIFGRWDGSEPELPAVATGSHVDAIPFSGKYDGVVGVLGALEAINVLKRSGFKPKRSLEIIFFTSEEPTRFGISCLGSRLLAGSDALAKALETTVDGQNISFIDAASSAGYLTDPAQISTVFLKKGSYSAFLELHIEQGPILEEEGISIGVVTAIAAPASLKVEFEGTGGHAGAVLMPYRNDAGLAAAELALAVEKHVLDSGSIDTVGTVGILELHPGAINSIPSKSHLEIDTRDIDEERRNTVIKKIHESADEIAKRRQVKLSEFKIINQDPPAHSEKSIIEAMVSATKDLNLTHKLMISRAYHDSLFMARVSPMGMIFIPCYKGYSHKPEEFASPKDMSNGVKVLALTLAKLSLQ